A genomic region of Amphiura filiformis chromosome 6, Afil_fr2py, whole genome shotgun sequence contains the following coding sequences:
- the LOC140155513 gene encoding uncharacterized protein isoform X2: METWIKAVLFLSGVTIFLIVILVPLGFHGVEYYEYGFPRSKTTRTVDTSKVYTSGHHYVGLTREFKVFPSDAHLIDLRDVAVFTSNRLEVNIDCSFQYFLRRDDLKLLHDTYDLQYEEILQNNAIDALKGATKDFATEDFGRNRSDIESAMFKAVRLRLGGICCKRNCEDSSEGCEIGCLDYSQCTIEDKGLFADVKYFQMGYVDIPENVRERNLKTLTQREDGDREVHLQTAQLARVETDRIVAEIENQAEEIAQNATAQSALILSRAEADSRAILEQSHNEGLSKLFNDLNMTSQDQKASLNYIRTLRDHRNVYLGVNFDSLAIRVYGNTGGVPGG, translated from the exons TACGGGTTTCCACGAAGTAAAACCACACGCACAGTAGATACATCCAAGGTATACACCAGCGGACATCATTACGTGGGTTTGACGAGAGAGTTTAAAGTGTTCCCTTCGGACGCGCATTTGATCGATTTGCGTGACGTAGCAGTTTTTACTAGTAATAGGCTAGAG GTCAATATAGACTGTAGTTTCCAGTATTTTCTTCGCCGTGATGATCTCAAGCTACTTCATGACACCTATGATCTCCAATACGAGGAGATATTGCAGAACAATGCCATTGACGCCTTGAAGGGTGCCACCAAAGATTTTGCTACAGAAGATTTTGGCAGGAACAGGTCGGACATCGAGTCTGCCATGTTCAAAGCAGTTAGGTTAAGGCTCGGTGGAATATGCTGCAAAAGAAACTGTGAAGACAGCAGCGAAG GCTGTGAAATTGGTTGTCTTGACTACAGCCAGTGCACCATAGAAGACAAAGGTCTATTTGCAGATGTGAAATACTTCCAGATGGGGTACGTCGACATTCCTGAGAATGTTAGAGAACGCAATCTTAAGACATTGACACAGCGGGAAGACGGCGATAGAGAGGTGCACCTGCAGACAGCTCAGCTTGCACGGGTAGAAACCGATAGAATA GTTGCAGAGATCGAGAACCAAGCTGAAGAAATAGCTCAGAATGCGACGGCACAGTCGGCACTCATCCTGTCACGAGCGGAAGCCGATTCAAGAGCGATCCTTGAACAATCTCATAACGAAGGACTCTCTAAACTCTTCAACGACCTGAACATGACCAGCCAGGACCAAAAAGCTTCGTTGAATTACATCCGCACATTACGGGATCATCGAAACGTCTACCTGGGCGTCAATTTTGATTCGTTAGCGATCAGGGTATATGGCAATACAGGTGGGGTACCGGGTGGATAA